The following nucleotide sequence is from Anopheles stephensi strain Indian chromosome 3, UCI_ANSTEP_V1.0, whole genome shotgun sequence.
TCGTCGTGCTGAAACGAAATTGGCGAGTTAATGCGGACCCGTTCGCTGTTACGGAGGCGCGCTCACGATGCTAGTCCGGCCACCGTACGTACCTCATCTTCGATGGCTGCGTTTCCATTGGCCTTAAACCGCAGCGTCTCCTTTCCACTGCCGTAGCCCTGCTTGCCCGGTTTGCTGCCGGCCGTTCCTTTGCGCGGCGCTATTCCCTGGAACCCGCTCTTCATCGGCTCCACCAGACGGATGGTAAACGTGGATCCGGTGGGAATGTCCTTCAGCATGCGGGCCACCTCGTAGTGTCGCTTTCCGACCACATTGATCCCGTCCAGCTTCTCGATGTGATCGCCAATCTGCGGTGGAACGGTGGAAAGAGATCGGGGAAACCATATAAGCTTGGTGCGTGATTTCGCCATCGCAATCGGATCGATCGATACTCTACCTGTATGTGAGGAATCCGATCGATGACGCTGCCACTTTTGATGCGCTTGATGAACGCGTAACCCGCACCGTTGTCCGTGATCGTTAGACCGAGGGCATCCTCCGACTTAACGATCTCCACCTCCTTCGGGCGACCCTTTTTGTGTGCGAAAATGAAATCGTTCAACCCGATCTGACCGCCCAGCAGATTGCTCATGTCGACTTTGTGCGAGTTTAGCGTGCAGAACAGAATCTGAAATTGCGAAAGAGAGACGATCAGTTAGAGGATGATTAAAGTTCGGGGCATATTAAAGAACGGTAAAAGACGCTTCTTGTCTGCACTCCGATCACAGATCGCTCACGCCCAAGGTAGGAAAAACAATACTTTATGGAGCACAGTGAATCACTGTTCTATCTGCCGTTAGCTCTCTTTCTACCTTTTGACACGCTTTTCCAGTACGGTACGGAGTTTACCAAACAATAACTAAAGCTTTTCCTTCGGCAGCactcaaacaaaacatcaaacaaaacgcaaacgtGTCTCGAGAGATCCACTCCGCAGCACCGACTGCAGTGCAGGGCGATCGTGCATGCTGAGCGGCACGGGACAGCGCCAACAACGCCAAAGCACACCCTCGAGAAAAGTGTGATCATCGGCTACGACGCTCTCGCACATCTCGCACTTTTCGCGGAAGGGTACGACCGACCGCTCTGGCCAACCGAACGGGGAAATTTGACCCAATGGTCTAGCAGCACCCGCCATCAACTCAATGCAACCGATTCCGATTGTGCATTTTCAATCGTGTTTTTCTTCGCACTTTGTTTGCTCTGGCTTCACTCGTtgcaggttcgtcgctttccATCGGGCGCCATCCGCGGGGAGGGAAAATCCGCCCGAAAAAAAGACCGAAACAGCCTCATCATCTCACTGCTGACGTGAGCAGGCTCaatttcattattattattactctTTCGATGCCCCCGGGTGCCACAAGTCGTTGTCGGTGGATGAAAATTCATCACGAGTGCCATCTTCGCATACGGTGGTTGTTGGCCGACATCATTTTCCACTGACCTCGTCGGACTCGGGCTCGGGCTGGGTGGTCGGTGTTGGCAATTTCTTCGCCAGTTTCGTGGCTTTTCTCAACATTCCAACCATTTCACTCTTCGTTCCGTTTTGGGCCGAGCTTTACGTGGCATTTTCGAGCGAAGTTGAGCTTCACACTAATAGGCTTTCCGTggatttgcttttgtttgggaAAATTACGGAGCCGATTGCTTTGCGAGAGGCAAGTTAGGAATATGTAACTGCGGATCGTTGGTCGGTAGTTGTTGACGCTCGATGATTTGTTTCTCATCGCTAGCCGGAAAAGGCTCGTGCCTCGGTCGATTGCTCTTAGTATGGTAGGACGAACGGTAGGAAGTCTTTGGAGGTCCAATATTACGTTGGCCATGTTTAGGCGCTCAACGCCGGCGTACCAGCAATAGCGCAGGGCAGATCGAGCAGCAGGCACGATACACGCTGGTTATCGTAACGTTGTCAATACAGCGCTGTACTCCCCCAATGACCCATTCGTAACGCTTGGCTCGCAACGCCATACCTAACCTTGACATCACACCGAAGCGTAGGAAGGTATCGCCCAAAATCGTCACCGGTCACACAACTTTCGAGCTGCACATGCGTTACGTTCCGGTGCACTTTCGCTCCAACCTCGGAGAAGCCCACATTCACGATCGATCCTGTCGGGTGTGGAAAGTTTTTCATTCGCCGCGGTGCTCCATCCATCTCTCTGCAATTGTGATGCTTTGGTTGGATTGATTTCGGCCTCGAGCGTTGAACTTCGCGCTGTCCACCGCAAATTAAATACCTACTCGTGTTCCTTTTCATCCCCAACTCATCCAAATCGGGCGCTCGTGTGTGTTGAGTAAGCGGAAGTGGATCCAACTGTGCGGAACCGCGGCGACTAGCGCAGCGCAGGTTGCAATCACGGTGTCGCCGGTGTGTTGCTGTAGCCCTCGATCCTCTGTAGCGAGATTCGGCCGGCAATTCGCAGGTGTCAGGTCAGGTCAGACCGGACCGGAATCTcgtacaccaccaccgtgccAAACAGAGCGTGATTCCTATGCTATGGGCGTATGGGTGTGGGTTTCTGTCGCGGTTTTAGACCTCTTCATCCACAAGGGTCCGCTGAACCAACGAGCGAACCAACAATTAGGGGCGGTACAATGTTAAAGTTCCATCATTCGCTGGCTGAAGAGCTGTCCGCTGTCTCTTAATTGATTGCCGCCAGTTAATTAATATTAAATATGTTTTAGGGAGTGTTATTCAACGGGTCCCCAAGTATGCTGTTCTGCTGCATGGACATAAATCTCCCCTGTTCCCTTTGAAGTGCACCAGGAGAGACAAAATGAATGCACCATCGAATTAATCTCGCATCTTCCATTGCAGCACTCCCAATACGGCGGGAGCTGCAATAGCATCAGCATTTGTTGCGCCCATCTTTAATTAGCTTTATATTGGAAGCATTATTACTTGCTCATTATTTAGTTAGCTTTCCACGCAAACGCCCGCGGTGAATGCCTGGAGCAACACCACGAAACATCTAGACGTATTTTTAGAGAAGCCCCACACGGTGTTTCGCCGAGCGACGCAAAGGCTGCTGACCACCGGCAGTTGACAGGCCCGAGCTTAGCTGCACAACTAGCTCTAGAGGCTCCGATTGCAATGAGCGTATGAAGTTACTTTCTAATTGAATTGAACCACACCAAGACCTTGCCAGTGAAAAGGTGTGCAACCTTTCACGACGGCGCAACACAAATGGCTACACACGTTGGCACGCGGCGTAGCTGAGCTTATCTCTCGGATGTGCGGATCCATCCAGCTGCAGGACGCAACTCaaaaaattatgcaatttcGCTTCCACAGTTACTTTTCCCGTGTTGTTGCTTGATGGAGTGGAgtaatgtttctttttgttttaaacatgtttGCAAGCATCGTCACATCCACAGCCACTGCCAATGCGGAGTGTATCGCATCCGAACACGTGCGCCCCGATGCAACACAATCGGCAAACGTGAGGGGCGCccagcaacacaacacaaccgccTTTTTAATTCGACCTGCAGTATGCAAATGCATCGCAATCCCCACGCACTATTTGTGCCGTGTGTGGACTGGAGATGAAAAGCGGGaggtttgtttgtcttttccTGTGTTGTCCTAGTCACGTTCACACGGCCACAATCGTCAGGGGCCCACGCTGTTTTGCCCTGTTGTGTTGTTAGCtgcagaaaaagaaagcacCTAACGGTAACAAATCGCTCCGGTGCATTCAATATGGTGGTCTTATTTTGGGTCGCTCACGCTGGTACAACCAGTTCGGGGACGGGACTGGTTCTAGTCTACTTTCGGATGGGTCGCTGCTAATCCCACTCCACGCTCCAGTTGAAGCGAAGCGAATTGCCCTAACCCTATGCTCCGTTAAAGATTATCACAGTTAGCGGTCCTACCAACTGCGACGGTCCTTTCATAATACAACCGATCGCTTAATTAGGCGTCAAGTATCTGTCCTTAAACCAGTCTACACTCCAACCGCGATCACTTACATtttcaaacgaaacgaaatgatGATCCAGTTCCGCGCTATTCCGACTAAAACTTGTCCCGATCGGGCTTCTTCCGGAACCGGCAGGAGAAAGTAGTTAGACGTTAGAGTCGAACCTCGAGCGCTTGCTAATTTCACTTGGGCACACATTGCTTCTGCACCATGTCCTCACAAACTTTGTTGCAGTTTGGTACCGGACAGTGGATGCCGTCGAGCAGTGACCACCACAGGGTTGGGGGTGAAAACTGGAAACCGACTGGTCCATCCCGAGGAAACTCCACCACATTGGGAcagtttccttcttttccatttcaccTTTCGCCAAACTAAACACAATCTCGATCGCCATCGCCGATCGCCATAGTCGCAGAGTGGCATCAGTGATGCATCGAAAAGTGGCATCAGTTGAAGGGCGAGCTATTTTCCATTTATCTTCACTTGGTGCTGCTATCTATTTATCCTCGATCCATCCATCCTCGCGGCAATCGGGCTGAagcattgaaaaagtatttAGCAGCATGCTTTTCACCCTATCCTTCTTGCACTAGAGATGCGATCTTGGATGAATTCAGCGCAAATTACCTTGCAGACTGCAATGTCTGACAGGGGTCGAAAGCTGGTGGGGACAACCGGTGGACTTGACTTTGCTCGACTCGGCAGACTTTCACCCCAGGAAGACGACCCGCCGCCAAACAAAGCTCAGTTGGGGAGGCTTTTCATCCGTTGCAACGATACCACCATTTCTGGACATTATGTATTTACTATAAATTCAACCAAATTCAGTATAAAGTGTGCAAGACACGAATCATCCTGTTGCTCACTGTGCTTCATTAGATCAAACATGCAAAGCCGCGTAAACATCGCAGTACTCGCTTTTCCGCTTCTTATGTGTTTCAACGATGTTGGCGCTTTAATTCACACGTTCCGCATTATTGCGCTAGTACACGGTAAGCACAACGTAAACAGTGTCCGATCACATGAAAATATGCACTTCAGGTTCCCAGAAAGGGAAAATGTACATCCCACGATAGGAAAATGGTGCGCCACACCGATAGCAAAGAACGACGATTGCACCCACGAACGCCTTCGTCAAACACCTGCCACTTCCTTGCCGCTTCGATCCGGCCTCGGGAAACTAATCGCTGTCATAATGGTTCACATGTTGGCGAATGTCGGTCAAGCAACGGGCTCATGCTCGTGCACTGAGCGTTATACAATACACGAGCCGTACTGGAAGAGCCTCTTTCAAGATCGATCCGATGAAATCTGTCTGACCGGCGTACATTCCGCTGCACGTGTGCTGCTGGGCATTCCCGAAATGCCTACCCTTAATTCTCTCTATTTTTGACACGCTAATGATGCACAACCTCCGTGGCCTCATTTTTCGCGCATCCCTGAAACACCGGGTCCAGCAGCGTCGAAACAGGTTGCCGAATGCTACAACGAGcggatttgattttttttttgtgttggtgttggctCCTAATCATTCGGAAGAAGCATATGAAAGAAACCGGGCAAGGCACCAACACCTCAAGCAGCTCGAGTTTCATTGACCCAATTTGGGGTTCCAACGGAATAGAAACTGGCCTCGCCACCGGGTTCGCTTGGGATGTAGCTTTAACTCGtttcttttccaattttctaaatttctttcCGCACCGGGATTGAGTTTGTTGTTGGGTATTTTGCGGGCCTACGGCTCAGCTGACCCAGCGGAACGATCACATCGCGATGTTGTGCTGCCGCGATCGATCGCCTATTGCACTGTGAAGTCAACGATATCTCcatatgtgtttgtgtgtgtgtagtgtatgTCGATCAAgatataaaatataaacttttttgcttgctgGCTACCGGCGCAGTTCCTTGGCGCCGATCAGCAGGTTCTGGCGTGGTAGGGATGTGTGCTCAATAAAGCATGTTTTATAGTTACCGCGCCGCAATCAAATCGCTGCTCGAATAAACGAACTTTTCACGGGTTTCCGGCATTGGCTGGCCAAAAATTCATTCCATCGTAACACTGCATAAACATTGGCCGCGTACAAACAGCTGACGGGGTAGCAATAATGGCCACCGCCGCGATGCCGTTATGCAATTCCGTTGAgcatgaagcgtttttttacACCCTCCAAAAATGCCCAGTTCCGTGCCTCGGTACCGATCGGAATtgaggaagaaaataaaataatcggGATTTATGACAGGTTTGCGCGGCGAAGGTGCATTCAACTGTACACTGCACTGCACCGAAGCACGTGAAGCCAAATTTGGAACATTACAGCACAGCAGAGGATGATCGTGATTTACGGATAGACGGTCGCATTTTTTAAGATACCGCAAAGTTTTGGGTATTATTGGACTATTGCTGTCAGATTTCGACAAGCTGTGTGTTCCGAAATTAGTCACACTCTTCCAAAGATGCTTGGCCACGTCATGAAAATGGCACGTCGCAATTGCTAGAATAGTCGGGATCAATGTATGGACTTGAAGAATCTGTGTAACGTTGGCCCGATGCATTGGCTGGTGTCTCGCATTTGTCATTATCGGCTGCGAGCCGTTTTGCTTCAACGATTGCTTCAAGTACCCCATCTCAAGTGTGCAATCGCTGTGACAGAGCCTGGCGGACAAAGGTAATTCGCCCACGAATCACACCTCGTAAAACCGTCGGACGGAAGATAAGATATCGCAAGCGAATATCGCATATTGGAGCGTTTGGAAGCGACAAAAGGCTATCAAGGAGGCTGACGCGAGCTAATACTAACAAATTCGGAACGCCCATTCATCAgtgcaaaatggaaaaagagTACTGTGCCTCACTGTGACTTACCTCATCCATAGCGAAATCGTAGCATTCGGCGATCTTCTGGTAGAGCTCCTTGACACTGGCAAACCCGGTGATGAAGCCGGTTGGACTGCCGTGCGCCAGCTGGCAATTGAACACCAGCTGCGGCTTGGTGACGGTCGATTCGCCGTGGCCACCGTTGCTCATGCTGTCGTGGTGGATCGTGGGCGCTGTTGGGATCGGAGGGtttttgtagttgttgttATCGTGGAACGCATGCGGATCCTTGGTCATCGGTGGCGAAGGATTGGATATTTTGGTGCTTTTCTTATTGAACAACGGCatcgtgatggtggtggtcgtgtCCGAAACCCAGCAAGGCAGTTAGGGAGGTAGGAGGGAGCTAGTCTCTACTGTCACTTTACACTACGGACGTCAGACACGATGTAGATCGTGTCCGCGATGACGCGCTccgtttgaagaaaaaaagcccgTTTTAGGGGAAGGAAGGAATGGGTAAACGAAATTTTGTGTTTCAggaaaccggaaccggaagagCAAACGGGGCagatgggaaaaaaaaacaaaaccaagtgGGAAAACACACGTCTCCAGCCGATGGGAGTTTGGGCTGCTTCTATGCAGTGGACCAGAATGAAGGTCCGTGTATGTTTGGTTTCGAATTAAATCTTGTTAACAACAAGTACGTGTGTGAGCTGTCAGTATAGGTTAGCGATGTCAGTGGGAAGTTACCGAAACAACAAGGAACAGGGAACAGGGAAGTTCAGGAAGGGAATattaaaaaagagaaaaaagaaaagagataGAAGAGATTGTAGAGCACTCTGCGATACGGTACTGATTCAACAACGTACACAACCACACTTATATtcacacatacaaaaatacacacacacacaaacacgcgtaACATGGTACTATCTAAAATATCTGTTTGAACTCGCTAAGGCAAACATGGCGGGCAACTCGCGCTTGCTGTTGCTAATATTCTGCCATGGCGCGAGAGACGGAACTCAGgaagtgttgttgttgttgtggccgTTTCTTGGCGCAATAGCACAGTGTAAGCCAGTGTGTTTAGCTAAATTCACCAAGATATTCCACACTACAGTCACAGTACGCACACGGTCACCTACTACAACAACTACTCGGGCATGCAAAGTCGAAAAGTGGTTCAACAGTAGGCGCTGCGTCGGCTT
It contains:
- the LOC118508908 gene encoding PDZ domain-containing protein GIPC3 → MWAKYSFWPFSIAAPTIHHDSMSNGGHGESTVTKPQLVFNCQLAHGSPTGFITGFASVKELYQKIAECYDFAMDEILFCTLNSHKVDMSNLLGGQIGLNDFIFAHKKGRPKEVEIVKSEDALGLTITDNGAGYAFIKRIKSGSVIDRIPHIQIGDHIEKLDGINVVGKRHYEVARMLKDIPTGSTFTIRLVEPMKSGFQGIAPRKGTAGSKPGKQGYGSGKETLRFKANGNAAIEDEHDDATQSGIDAINSLLDSFMGINDSELATQIWELGNNKINSMDFAEAIDASDLEAFGFTDDFIIELWGAITDARHGRYKR